From Streptomyces sp. NBC_00775, one genomic window encodes:
- the rplU gene encoding 50S ribosomal protein L21, whose protein sequence is MYAIVRSGGRQHKVAVGDIVEVDKISTAKVGDTVELSTLLVVDGDAVTSDPWVLAGIKVQAEVVDHHKGVKIDILRYKNKTGYRRRQGHRQQYTAIKVTEIPAAAK, encoded by the coding sequence AGCACAAGGTTGCTGTCGGCGACATCGTTGAGGTTGACAAGATTTCCACTGCCAAGGTTGGCGACACGGTCGAGCTCTCGACCCTGCTCGTTGTCGACGGCGACGCCGTGACCAGCGACCCGTGGGTCCTTGCCGGCATCAAGGTCCAGGCCGAGGTCGTGGACCACCACAAGGGCGTCAAGATCGACATCCTTCGCTACAAGAACAAGACCGGCTACCGCCGTCGTCAGGGCCACCGCCAGCAGTACACGGCGATCAAGGTCACTGAGATCCCCGCGGCTGCGAAGTAA
- the rpmA gene encoding 50S ribosomal protein L27, with translation MAHKKGASSTRNGRDSNAQRLGVKRFGGQVVNAGEILVRQRGTHFHPGNGVGRGKDDTLFALDAGAVEFGTHRGRKVVNIVPVA, from the coding sequence ATGGCACACAAGAAGGGCGCATCGTCCACTCGGAACGGTCGCGACTCCAATGCTCAGCGGCTCGGCGTGAAGCGCTTCGGCGGTCAGGTCGTCAACGCCGGTGAGATCCTGGTCCGCCAGCGCGGCACCCACTTCCACCCGGGCAACGGCGTCGGCCGTGGCAAGGACGACACGCTGTTCGCCCTTGACGCCGGTGCGGTGGAGTTCGGTACTCACCGTGGCCGCAAGGTCGTGAACATCGTTCCGGTCGCCTGA